In Nitrosopumilus sp., the genomic stretch ACTCTATCATATGATCAAAAGTTTTTCTAAATGGGGTGATTCCAAGTTCTTCCAATCCTCCAATGCTGACCAGACCTCCACAGTGTTCGGGTGTGCCTATCTCGTAATCTTCTTCAATGACAAGTACTGAAAACCCCTTTGATGCAATTTCCCGTGCACACAACAATCCTGCAACACTTCCGCCTGCAATTACTACATCAAAGTACATAGATTTCGTTTCTTTGTCAATTATTTAATTCAAAAGTTTTTCATTAAGCCTGTATTTGATTAGCATATGGGAGACATAAAACAAGTAATTGTGGTTAGAACTGATCTAAAAATGGGAAAAGGAAAGATAGCTGCACAAGTAGGACATGCTTGTGTTCTTGGTGCAGAACATGTAAGAAAATCTCATCCTGAATGGTATGAAGAATGGTGGGGTGGGCAAGAAAAAGTTGTACTCAAAGTGTCTGGAATTAAAGAATTACAAGAAGTGAAACGACATGCTATAGATTTGAATCTTCCATGGTCTGAAGTTACTGATGCTGGTCATACGCAAATTGCCCCTGGAACCACAACTTGCATATCTATTGGACCAGCTCCTGAAAATTTGATTGACAAAATAACTGCCGATCTAAAACTTCTCTAGTTGGAATAAGATATAACGAGGCTAGATATTTTTTAAGACATGAAGAAAAAAGCCATCTTTGTAACAATATTTTTTGGTTTTATCTTGCTATCTTCAACTATTATGATTACACTTCCAGGTATAATTCCAGAAGGAGACACACCTAAAATGACAATCACTGGCACACCTGCTGATAATTTCCCAGATGATCAACGTGCTCAATTTTGCGGTTCTGGTGATGCAAAATCTACTGATTACGTTCAAGAATTTTCTATTCCAACTCTGTGTACCAATCCTTTAGCAATTGTATCTGATTATGACGGAAACATTTGGTTCACTCAAACAAATACTGGTAACCTAGCAAAGTTTGATCCTGACACTGAAACATTCACTGAATATGATAACCCTTCTTGGCCACAAGGAGGGCGTTCTATGATGTGGGGAATTGATTATGCTCCAGATGGGACTGTGTGGTACACTGATGAGACATATGATTCTGTGTGGAAGTTTTCAACTATTGATGAAAAATATGAGCGATTGTCCTATCCATCCGAAGGTAATTCATTACCTCAAAAACTCCAAGTTCATGGTTCCCAAATTATCGTTAATGACTTTACTGGAAACAAAATCACGTTCTTAGATCCAAACCAATCTGATGAAACTGTAAATTATCTTAGCATTCCTTCACCAATTGATGATTCTGTAACTGCTGATTTTGCAGTTGATGCAAATAACAATGTCTGGTTTACAAATTGGTTATTCCAACAAGGAGGGGTTTTAGTTAAATTTGATCAAAATGGTTATTTTGACTCTGTTGCGAATTCTGATGAAGAATATCTTCCATTACTTGACTTTATTGAAATCTATCAATTGCCTCCGGAGTTGCTTACTCCAAACGGTTCTGTAGTTGCTGATGATGGGACAATTTGGCTAGCAGATACGACAACATCGTACTTTTTTAATTTTGATCCTTTGACTGAAGTATTCACGCAATACGTCACATCTGATCCTTTACCTAACACATATGGAAATCAAACAGGAGTTGTAAAGACTCCTATTTCCAGACCATACTGGATTGAAACAGACGACCATGGCAGACTTGTTTTTAATGCCCAAACTGCAAACAATATCTCTGTAATGGATCCAAAATCTCAAAGCCTTGTAGAATATCACATTCCTTCAAAGAACCCCTATTGGGGAGATTGTGATCCTGGAACTGGGTTGATGCTGGCTGATTGTGGTGTGGCACAAATTTTTGATTTTGCAATAGATGGTGAAAAAATTTGGTTTACAGAATGGGTTGAAAATAACATTGGTGTTGTTGACACTTCTGTTCCATTACCTCTTGAAATTCAATTTGAATCTAATTCAATAACACTTGCACCTGGAGAAACTAAGCACTTCAACTTTATTGTATCACCAAAATCACAAAAAGATCTGTTAGGCGTTTCATTAATTTTATCTCCAACTCATGATTTCCTAAATGTAGATCTTGTAAACAATTCCCCCAAATCTTTCCAATTGGATTTTGATGCTCCACGTCCAATCCATACTTCCATCCATGCTTCAGAAGATGCAATTTCTGGAACCTACAAAATTCTGCTTGGAGCACAATCTTCTGATGTTGCAATCAGTAAATTCGTTACAGTGACAATAGAGTGATACCAAATTTAGATTCCCAAATTGGAATCACCGTTTACAGCACTAATTTTTCTGGAATTGGAGGAAAAATTCGAGTCAAACCTGAAGATTTCCATGTATCTGAAATTATTTCTGATAAAGTAAACAAATCCATAACTGATCAAGAAGGTTATGCCGTATACAAATTAAAAAAGAAAAAAATTGATACAAATCACGCCTTATCTGGTATTTTTAGAAAAAAAGGAATTCGTTTAAAGTCACTTGGGCTAAAAGATGCATCAGCTATAACCGAACAGTTTGTTTGCTCTGGAAATAAAGGTAGGGCCATTGAGGATTTCTCTACTGACAAATATTCTTTGGAAAAAATCGGCTATGTAAAAAAACCCCTATCTAAAAAAGACATGATAGCAAATCATTTTAAAATTAAAATCTCTGACTGCTCAAACGATTTGTCTTCTTTCACTGAACATGATAAAGTCTTGAATTTTTATGGTTACCAACGCTTTGGTTCCAAAAGACCTGTGACTCATCTAATAGGTAAGGCCATTTTACAGCGAGATTTCAAAAAAGCTGTTGATTTGATTTTGTCTTTTACCTCTTCATATGATTCGAAGGAAAATACTGAGATTCGTGAGAAACTATCCGACAAGGCAAACTTTGAAAAATATTTTGATCAAGTTCCAAATCAAATGGATATTGAAAAAATTGTTCTAAAAGAAATGATTGAACATGATGATTATTTTGCCGCAATTAGAGCAATCCCGTTATCTTTAAGACGATTCTACATCCAAACGTATCAATCTTTTATTTTTAATCAGTCTCTAAGTCTGGCGTTTTTAGATGGTGAAAATCTTTTTGAAGCTCAATCAAGTGATGTGTGCTTTGATTTTAATGGAATAATTGGTAAATATGTGAAAGGCCTGGATCAACGATTGGCATTACCTTTTGTAGGTTATTCATATTACAAAAAAACAAGATTTGATCATCAAATATCTAAAATACTGAGCCAAGAGGAAATTACACCAAAGGATTTTTTCCTCAAAGAGATGCAAGAAGTAAGTAGTGAAGGTGGTTTTAGACAGGCTGCCTTGCATTGCTTTGATTATTCGTCTCAAGAAAACACTGTGGAATTCTCTCTCTCACGTGGTATGTTTGCAACAATCTTGTTAAGGGAAATTATGAAACCTGAGGATCCAATGACTGCAGGTTTTTGAGATCATTTTCACATTTTCTTAGATGTCTTTAAGTTGGTGTTTTTTTAAGACAATTTGATTTACATGGAAAAAGCATACATGCTAATCAGTTGTGAGATTGGTGAGGAACAATCACTCTATTCTCAATTAAAAGAAATTCCTGAGGTAAAAGATTGCTTGATTACTTATGGCAGCTACGATATTGTTGCAGAATTTATCACAGATACTCCAGCACAAATGAACGAAATTATTACAACCAAAATAAGAAAACTTCAAAAAATTAGAAGTACCATTACACTACGTGTAACAAACTAGGCTTTTTTTAAAACTGTGATTGCAACCCCTATTCCAATTATGATCAACCCTGTAATTGCAATTTGGATTCCATAAGTAATCCAATCTGGATTGGAATACATGAATGAAGATTCTGGTCCAACCACTGATTGTCCCTGAAGGTGAAAAATAATCCCAAACACCACAATAATTCCACCTATGACTGCAATGGAAATTCCCTTTCTCACAAAATCTCTACATTCATGACACTAAAAAGGGTAAACAGAATTGATAATTTGACCAAATGATTTTTCGATTCTATCTTTAATCATATTCCTTAGAGTCCATAAAATGTACGATTGGGATGCCACCTATGAGTCAAGCCGCCACAAATATCTGGGGTTTATACTATTTTCATCTTCTGCATTACTTGCAGTAATCCTCTTTCTAATCTTTCATCCACAAATAGAATCTATCAATAAAGAATCTCCAATTTTGATCAATATCATGTTCCTGCCTGCAATGGCAATTGGATTTCTTTATGGCGTTAGAATTACTGAAAGAGCAGTCAATCCTGGAGAAATCCGCAGCCCAATTAAAAGATCTATTGTAAAAATATTCTTGTTCTTTTTTGTAATGGGTGGAATGTTCAGCTCTGTGAATTTTGCAATTAATGGCGGTAGTGTGATGCCTGAAGTTTCAATTTTAGATGATGGACTTTTGCCTTGGCTAAATGAATTTGTTAGCGCAAACGGTGGCGCTACTTTCTTAATCATTACTAGTATCACATTGATGGCATCTGCTACTAAACGAATTGTTGGAATGAACTCTGGATTTTTAAATAGGATGGTGACATTTGTTGGAACCTTTGTATTTATGACCATCCTTGTTTTGAGTTTCACAAAATCTGATCCTACATCTTCAGGAGTTTTCTTGTATACTTTTTATCATGCAGGAATTGTTGGCGGGGCATTTTACGCAATGAACAAGCTTACAAAGAATCAAAACATGATTGAAGATTTTACTAACGGTTACTGAACTATTTATCCAAATCTACATAAATTCCAGAAATTTCATTGTTAATTCTGTCCCAATATTTTTCACACCCTTCTGTTTTGAAATCATTTAATTTGCATTCATTGAAATGATGTGTGTTTTCTCTTTGTATGTTATCTGCAAAAAGTACATCTGAGCCAATTGCTAATGCTATTAGGCCTACTGCAGCAAGACTAGCTGATACTACAATCATACTATATCCAACTTTGGCATAATTATGAGGCTCTTTCATTTACAGAAAATCAAAAACCCTTGAATTTAATCTTTTCAAGTTTAGATTTTGCGATCAATTTGTGGACACTAGTATATTTTTTGGGAAAAAAAGAAAAGATAGTAGTTGAAAAGTTCTACATTGAGTATTCAAATTCTCCAGTATGAATTTCTTGGTCCTATCCCTCTTGATGAGTGGGGCCCTCCAATGGAAAAACTGGTGTATATTATCTTGTCAAAAGACCAAGATAAATTTAATATTCTTTATGTTGGTGATTGTGAAAAAACTGATGACAAATCGTTTTTTATCCAAAACCCTGATTTCAAATGCTGGGTTCAAAAATCAGGCTCAGAAAAATCATTATATCTTGCAATACTGCCACTGTTTGAATCAAGTAAAGAACGCAGACAAAATGTGCTCAATAAGATATTTTCACGTTACAAGCCTCCTTGCAATTCCACTGATCCTCTAAAGGAAGAACCTGATTATGTTGTAAGAAAATCTGAAACAAATTCAGAAGAACAAAAAATTTCTT encodes the following:
- a CDS encoding Lrp/AsnC ligand binding domain-containing protein, encoding MEKAYMLISCEIGEEQSLYSQLKEIPEVKDCLITYGSYDIVAEFITDTPAQMNEIITTKIRKLQKIRSTITLRVTN
- the truD gene encoding tRNA pseudouridine(13) synthase TruD, translated to MIPNLDSQIGITVYSTNFSGIGGKIRVKPEDFHVSEIISDKVNKSITDQEGYAVYKLKKKKIDTNHALSGIFRKKGIRLKSLGLKDASAITEQFVCSGNKGRAIEDFSTDKYSLEKIGYVKKPLSKKDMIANHFKIKISDCSNDLSSFTEHDKVLNFYGYQRFGSKRPVTHLIGKAILQRDFKKAVDLILSFTSSYDSKENTEIREKLSDKANFEKYFDQVPNQMDIEKIVLKEMIEHDDYFAAIRAIPLSLRRFYIQTYQSFIFNQSLSLAFLDGENLFEAQSSDVCFDFNGIIGKYVKGLDQRLALPFVGYSYYKKTRFDHQISKILSQEEITPKDFFLKEMQEVSSEGGFRQAALHCFDYSSQENTVEFSLSRGMFATILLREIMKPEDPMTAGF
- the pth2 gene encoding peptidyl-tRNA hydrolase Pth2, which translates into the protein MGDIKQVIVVRTDLKMGKGKIAAQVGHACVLGAEHVRKSHPEWYEEWWGGQEKVVLKVSGIKELQEVKRHAIDLNLPWSEVTDAGHTQIAPGTTTCISIGPAPENLIDKITADLKLL
- a CDS encoding lyase: MKKKAIFVTIFFGFILLSSTIMITLPGIIPEGDTPKMTITGTPADNFPDDQRAQFCGSGDAKSTDYVQEFSIPTLCTNPLAIVSDYDGNIWFTQTNTGNLAKFDPDTETFTEYDNPSWPQGGRSMMWGIDYAPDGTVWYTDETYDSVWKFSTIDEKYERLSYPSEGNSLPQKLQVHGSQIIVNDFTGNKITFLDPNQSDETVNYLSIPSPIDDSVTADFAVDANNNVWFTNWLFQQGGVLVKFDQNGYFDSVANSDEEYLPLLDFIEIYQLPPELLTPNGSVVADDGTIWLADTTTSYFFNFDPLTEVFTQYVTSDPLPNTYGNQTGVVKTPISRPYWIETDDHGRLVFNAQTANNISVMDPKSQSLVEYHIPSKNPYWGDCDPGTGLMLADCGVAQIFDFAIDGEKIWFTEWVENNIGVVDTSVPLPLEIQFESNSITLAPGETKHFNFIVSPKSQKDLLGVSLILSPTHDFLNVDLVNNSPKSFQLDFDAPRPIHTSIHASEDAISGTYKILLGAQSSDVAISKFVTVTIE